tttaatgttgttcattttttgtgctgatgaatgctttgcctgttaaataaagaggttttttccccttttctccgaggaagtcttttcctgatctggttgggggagtggctgcttgaatttgctttttagagaaaacccctttggaggttttctcccaaatttgccctaatccaggacagggtTGCGGGAAGAGAGAGGACCCCCAAGTGACTGGActgaggggaggctggagtgggggaccctgaaatcccccagcatccctaagcaggaccctggagagagggatccccaggacccatgggatccccagcagccctgagacaggggaccaccagaaccccagaaATGGGATgttcctggtggctttttttaattcactcttgatttttggaaatttttatgggcaccagataacttctggagatggatttggttgggaggaattcccaatccaaggattcacaccttgttttaccccaaaccaggatttcccattcccaaaccttcacctgatggaggagaaggctgcgaggaagaggaagatgccccaggatacccaggcaggtgaggaggaagtcagtgcccctttccccctttctcctgctccatctcccagcccagcatggcccccagctgcaggacaaccctgctgccaacgccgtcctgccagggatgcactggggggatctccttccccttccctctggcacggaggcaaatcccatcctctccttgtccttccttccccagagaaggagctgaggatggagaccagggaggacaaatccctgcaccagaacctcgaggaagaggctgtttttagtggtgccagagtgcagaattacaatggggaggaaaagttccagagatcccacaagaggaggggctgcaaacccagcccaggctgctctgagaaggaaagaaccgcattgagccaggaaggtggacagagcttcagccagagcttggagctggtggctcatgagcaacttcatgatggggagaagccctacaagtgcttggagtgtgggaagagcttcaggcggagctcccacctgatccgccaccagataatccacacaggggaatggccctacaagtgtggggagtgtgggaagggcttcagctgcagctccgccctcatcacccaccaacgcatccacactggggagaggccctacgagtgtccccagtgtgggaagaagtttcagagcagctccaatctcctcctgcaccagcggattcacacagaggagaggcccttccgctgccctgagtgtgggaagggcttcaagcacaactttaccctcatcaggcaccggcacatccacactggggaaag
This portion of the Melospiza melodia melodia isolate bMelMel2 unplaced genomic scaffold, bMelMel2.pri scaffold_37, whole genome shotgun sequence genome encodes:
- the LOC134434494 gene encoding zinc finger protein with KRAB and SCAN domains 1-like, with translation METREDKSLHQNLEEEAVFSGARVQNYNGEEKFQRSHKRRGCKPSPGCSEKERTALSQEGGQSFSQSLELVAHEQLHDGEKPYKCLECGKSFRRSSHLIRHQIIHTGEWPYKCGECGKGFSCSSALITHQRIHTGERPYECPQCGKKFQSSSNLLLHQRIHTEERPFRCPECGKGFKHNFTLIRHRHIHTGESPYECPQCGKSFSDRSFFTQHQRSHR